A window from Peromyscus eremicus chromosome 5, PerEre_H2_v1, whole genome shotgun sequence encodes these proteins:
- the LOC131910254 gene encoding protein CTLA-2-beta-like, whose product MKELRQARCTGPGSFGIMLQKHPHSFALVFVTSLVLSYCLRMASAAPPRDPSLDAEWEEWKMNFKKSYSPDKEGHRRAVWEKNKKFIEKHNADYEQGKTSFTMGLNGFSDMTLEEFKTRCTGILKSPEDLPKSKNLEENSNEAPVMD is encoded by the exons ATGAAGGAGCTGAGACAGGCAAGGTGCACAGGCCCTGGATCCTTTGGAATCATGCTCCAAAAGCATCCTCACAGCTTTGCTCTG GTTTTTGTGACCTCATTAGTGCTGTCCTACTGCTTGAGAATGGCCTCAGCTGCTCCACCACGTGATCCCAGTTTGGATGCTGAATGGGAGGAATGGAAGATGAACTTTAAAAAATCCTACAGCCCG GATAAAGAAGGGCACAGAAGAGCAGTGTgggaaaagaataagaaatttaTTGAGAAACACAATGCAGACTATGAGCAGGGAAAGACAAGCTTCACTATGGGCCTGAATGGATTTAGCGACATG ACACTGGAGGAATTCAAGACACGTTGCACTGGAATTTTAAAGTCTCCTGAAGATTTGCCTAAATCTAAGAATTTAGAAGAGAACAGCAATGAGGCACCTGTGATGGATTAG